The Flexivirga aerilata sequence GTCCGGTCAGTACGCGCAGCTGCACAGCGAGTGGTCGGCCGCGCAGACCAAGGTCCGGACCGCGCTGACCGACATCGGCCTGGCGCTGGGCTCGGCCAGCACCGCCTACTCGCAGGTGGAGACCGACGTCGCCCGCGCCTTCACCCCAAAGTGAGCCGGCCGGGCCGCCGGCGGCCCGCCACCTGCGGTCGCCGGCGGTCCTCCCCCGGCGCGCTCCGGCCGGCCCCTCAGAGCCGCGCGGCGAGTTCGGTCGCCTGGCGGATCGCGCGCTTGGCGTCGAGTTCGGCCGCGACGTCGGCCCCGCCGATGAGGTGCCGGGCGGCGTCCTCCGGCATCGCCAGATCGCGCACCGACTCCTGGCCGGCACAGACGACGATCGTGTCGACCTCGAGCAGCCGCTGCTGCGGCACCTCCTTGCCGGAGCGCACCGTGATGTGCAGACCGGCGTCGTCGATGCGGTCGTAGCTCACGCCGCCGATCATCTCGACCTCGGCGTCCTTCAGCGCGGCCCGGTGCACCCAGCCGGTGGTCTTGGCCAAGCCCTTGCCGAGCGGCGCCGGCTTGCGCTGCAGCAGGTAGACCGTCCGCCGCGGCTCGGCGTGGCGCTTCGTCGTGAGGCCGCCGACGGCCGCCGGATCGTCGGTGACGCCCCAC is a genomic window containing:
- a CDS encoding WXG100 family type VII secretion target; the protein is MNPSGIGAYAVDSGQLDQHSRDVANVAEEIARLMQVMDGKLHALQGTWKGQASGQYAQLHSEWSAAQTKVRTALTDIGLALGSASTAYSQVETDVARAFTPK